A single region of the Streptomyces vilmorinianum genome encodes:
- a CDS encoding DUF3492 domain-containing protein, translating into MRIGLLTEGGYPYATGESRLWCDRLVRGLSAHEFDLYALSRSALQEDAGWVDLPPQVQRVRTAPLWAPEDDGRTYGRRERRTFVGRFHALATDICAEEDTGDFAEGLYGLAELARERGGLYAALRSELAVRTLESACRAPGARRGVAAATVPDYLAFVDHVERALRPLSLDWYGEDGLGAVDLCHAASGGSAALPGLLAKRFFGTPLLVTEYGVQLRAHYLAATDAPLSAPVRALLAAFHGRLAAEVYRQAALLTPGNTHARRWQEKCGADRAKLRTVYPGMESERFTEVGEDEETGDPATLVWVGRVEPAKDLIALLHAFAEVRKAQPDVRLRIIAAPVREPGADAYVAHCRALAAQLFPDEAPGAHAVGENPVSFEELGGPEAPTLAEAYAAGAVVVLSSVVEGFPISLVEAMFCARATVSTDVGAVVEVIGGTGLVVPPRNPRALADACLALLRDPERRYRLGAAARARALELFTVEQNLAAFRGIYLELLSHSPVRRRAAEGVPFAHPAEAYVPGTWADQPVSAAAGAGDPDA; encoded by the coding sequence ATGCGGATCGGACTGCTTACGGAGGGTGGCTACCCGTACGCCACGGGTGAGTCCAGGCTCTGGTGCGACCGGCTCGTGCGCGGGCTCTCGGCGCACGAGTTCGACCTGTACGCCCTCAGCCGCAGCGCCCTCCAGGAGGACGCCGGCTGGGTGGACCTGCCCCCGCAGGTCCAGCGCGTACGCACGGCACCCCTCTGGGCACCCGAGGACGACGGCCGCACGTACGGGCGGCGCGAGCGGCGGACCTTCGTCGGTCGCTTCCACGCCCTCGCGACCGACATCTGCGCCGAGGAGGACACGGGTGACTTCGCCGAGGGGCTCTACGGCCTCGCCGAACTCGCCCGCGAGCGCGGCGGTCTCTACGCCGCCCTGCGCTCCGAACTCGCCGTCCGCACACTGGAGTCCGCCTGTCGCGCCCCCGGCGCACGCCGGGGCGTGGCCGCCGCCACCGTCCCCGACTACCTCGCGTTCGTCGACCACGTGGAGCGCGCCCTGCGCCCGCTGTCGCTCGACTGGTACGGCGAGGACGGGCTCGGCGCGGTCGACCTCTGCCACGCCGCGTCCGGCGGATCCGCGGCGCTTCCCGGCCTGTTGGCCAAACGCTTCTTCGGGACTCCGCTGCTGGTCACCGAGTACGGCGTCCAGCTGCGCGCGCACTACCTGGCCGCCACCGACGCGCCGCTGTCCGCGCCGGTACGCGCGCTGCTCGCCGCCTTCCATGGCCGGCTCGCCGCCGAGGTCTACCGGCAGGCCGCGCTCCTCACGCCCGGCAACACGCACGCGCGGCGCTGGCAGGAGAAGTGCGGGGCGGACCGGGCCAAGCTGCGCACGGTCTACCCCGGCATGGAGTCCGAGCGGTTCACCGAGGTCGGCGAGGACGAGGAGACCGGGGACCCGGCCACGCTCGTCTGGGTCGGCCGGGTCGAACCCGCCAAGGACCTGATCGCGCTCCTGCACGCCTTCGCGGAGGTGCGCAAGGCCCAGCCCGACGTCCGGCTGCGGATCATCGCCGCGCCGGTGCGCGAGCCCGGCGCGGACGCGTACGTCGCGCACTGCAGGGCGCTCGCGGCGCAGCTCTTCCCCGACGAGGCGCCGGGGGCGCACGCCGTCGGCGAGAACCCGGTCTCCTTCGAGGAGCTCGGCGGACCGGAGGCCCCGACGCTCGCCGAGGCGTACGCGGCGGGCGCGGTCGTCGTCCTGTCCAGCGTGGTCGAGGGCTTCCCGATCAGCCTGGTCGAGGCGATGTTCTGCGCCCGGGCGACCGTCTCGACGGACGTGGGCGCGGTCGTCGAGGTCATCGGCGGCACCGGGCTCGTCGTGCCCCCGCGCAATCCACGGGCGCTCGCGGACGCGTGCCTCGCGCTGTTGCGCGACCCCGAGCGCCGCTACCGGCTGGGCGCCGCCGCGCGCGCCCGCGCGCTCGAACTCTTCACCGTCGAGCAGAACCTCGCGGCGTTCCGCGGCATCTACCTGGAACTTCTCTCCCACTCACCCGTGCGCCGCCGCGCCGCCGAGGGCGTCCCGTTCGCCCATCCCGCGGAGGCGTACGTGCCCGGCACCTGGGCGGACCAGCCGGTGAGCGCCGCCGCCGGAGCGGGAGACCCCGATGCCTGA
- a CDS encoding DUF3152 domain-containing protein, which produces MDTGRKPEAAAPGTGRRRRAPGQDGYGQRPNGQDAYGQDPYGQGAYGQTGYAQGAYGQQGPGRQPGAYGQSPSPSPSPYGQGGGRPVWDTPMHGTPMYTAPADPVVRGGHPEHIETAPRPERYGDWQGARRPAPDEAAPQASAPQAPFIPAPRRETAPEDLPEERPDEPEEAPTRTGGRGRTFTGIAAAAVTTVLAVVVAGQVADRDSGNPLARSADGSADRAVEDGTASRSDDRLTPSAPATAVPSTPPPTYEQLMTRQFPIDPKLKGSGEFEAVAGFDKAPGKGRKIRYRVDVEKGLGLDPKLFAQAVQKTLNDERSWAGKGEMTFERISSGEPEFVITLASPGTTGTWCAKSGLDTTIDNVSCDSASTSRVMINAFRWAQGSETFGDKAMFAYRQMLINHEVGHRLGHRHVSCRTPGALAPVMQQQTKTLEIDGIACRPNPWVHPGS; this is translated from the coding sequence GTGGATACGGGGCGGAAGCCGGAGGCGGCCGCGCCGGGGACGGGACGCCGCAGGCGCGCGCCGGGCCAGGACGGGTACGGCCAGAGGCCGAACGGACAGGACGCGTACGGGCAGGACCCGTACGGACAAGGCGCGTACGGACAGACCGGGTACGCCCAGGGGGCGTACGGTCAACAGGGGCCCGGCAGGCAGCCGGGCGCGTACGGACAGAGCCCGAGCCCGAGCCCGAGCCCGTACGGACAGGGCGGCGGCCGGCCCGTCTGGGACACGCCGATGCACGGCACGCCGATGTACACCGCCCCCGCCGACCCGGTTGTACGGGGCGGGCATCCCGAGCACATCGAGACGGCGCCGCGACCGGAGCGGTACGGCGACTGGCAGGGGGCGCGCAGGCCCGCCCCGGACGAGGCCGCCCCGCAGGCCTCCGCTCCACAGGCCCCCTTCATTCCGGCCCCGCGGCGGGAGACCGCCCCTGAGGATCTCCCCGAGGAGCGTCCCGACGAGCCCGAGGAAGCGCCGACCAGGACCGGCGGCAGGGGCCGTACGTTCACCGGTATCGCGGCAGCCGCCGTCACCACCGTCCTCGCCGTCGTCGTGGCCGGTCAGGTGGCCGACCGGGACTCCGGCAACCCCCTCGCCCGCTCGGCCGACGGCTCCGCCGACCGGGCCGTCGAGGACGGCACCGCCTCACGCTCCGACGACCGGCTGACGCCCTCGGCCCCCGCGACGGCCGTGCCGTCCACCCCGCCGCCCACGTACGAGCAGCTGATGACGCGCCAGTTCCCCATCGACCCCAAGCTCAAGGGCTCGGGCGAGTTCGAGGCCGTGGCCGGTTTCGACAAGGCGCCGGGCAAGGGACGCAAGATCCGCTACCGCGTCGACGTCGAGAAGGGGCTCGGGCTCGACCCGAAGCTCTTCGCGCAGGCCGTGCAGAAGACCCTCAACGACGAGCGGAGCTGGGCCGGCAAGGGCGAGATGACCTTCGAGCGGATCTCCAGCGGAGAGCCGGAGTTCGTGATCACGCTCGCCAGCCCCGGAACGACCGGCACCTGGTGTGCGAAGTCCGGCCTGGACACCACCATCGACAACGTCTCCTGCGACTCCGCGTCCACGTCCCGCGTGATGATCAACGCGTTCCGCTGGGCACAGGGCTCGGAGACCTTCGGCGACAAGGCGATGTTCGCCTATCGCCAGATGCTCATCAATCACGAGGTCGGACACCGGCTCGGGCACAGGCATGTGAGCTGCCGTACGCCCGGCGCCCTCGCGCCCGTGATGCAGCAGCAGACCAAGACCCTGGAGATCGACGGCATCGCCTGCCGCCCCAACCCCTGGGTGCACCCGGGGAGCTGA
- a CDS encoding alpha/beta fold hydrolase codes for MSSTELPETRTAAAPPSSRTRAVRVADGEELRSVALPGLTLTVRARPGNRPGLAPALYVHGLGGSSLNWSALMPLLADHLDGEAVDLPGFGDSPPPDDGNYSVTGHARAVIRLLDAAGRGPVHLIGNSLGGAVSTRVAAVRPDLVRTLTLVSPALPELRAQRSAWPTALLALPGVAPLFSKMTRDWTPEQRVRGVLALCYGDPGRVSDEGFRHAVEEMERRLELPYFWDAMARSSRGIVDAYTLGGQHGLWRQAERVLAPTLLVYGGRDQLVSYRMARKAAAAFRGSRLLTLPDAGHVAMMEYPETVAQAVRELIEADTVGKDGTDGKHGTDDSGGS; via the coding sequence ATGTCGTCGACCGAGCTGCCGGAAACCCGGACCGCCGCCGCCCCGCCCTCGTCGCGGACCCGCGCCGTGCGGGTCGCCGACGGCGAGGAGCTGCGCTCCGTCGCGCTGCCCGGGCTCACGCTCACCGTGCGCGCCCGGCCCGGCAACCGGCCGGGGCTCGCGCCCGCGCTCTACGTCCACGGCCTCGGCGGCTCCTCGCTGAACTGGTCGGCGCTGATGCCGCTGCTCGCGGACCATCTCGACGGCGAGGCGGTCGACCTGCCCGGCTTCGGCGACTCGCCGCCGCCCGACGACGGCAACTACTCGGTCACCGGACACGCCCGGGCGGTCATCCGGCTGCTCGACGCCGCCGGCCGCGGACCGGTCCACCTGATCGGCAACTCGCTCGGCGGCGCCGTCTCCACCCGCGTCGCCGCCGTCCGTCCCGACCTGGTCCGCACTCTCACCCTGGTCTCTCCGGCCCTGCCCGAGCTGCGCGCCCAGCGCAGCGCCTGGCCGACCGCGCTGCTCGCCCTGCCGGGCGTGGCACCTCTCTTCTCCAAGATGACCAGGGACTGGACGCCGGAGCAGAGGGTCCGCGGGGTCCTCGCCCTCTGTTACGGAGACCCCGGCCGGGTCTCCGACGAGGGCTTCCGGCACGCCGTGGAGGAGATGGAACGGCGCCTGGAGCTTCCGTACTTCTGGGACGCCATGGCCCGTTCCTCGCGCGGGATCGTAGACGCGTACACGCTCGGCGGTCAGCACGGTCTGTGGCGGCAGGCGGAGCGGGTGCTCGCGCCGACCCTGCTCGTCTACGGCGGCCGTGACCAGCTCGTCTCCTACAGAATGGCGCGCAAGGCGGCCGCCGCGTTCCGCGGCTCGCGGCTCCTGACGCTCCCGGACGCCGGGCACGTGGCCATGATGGAGTACCCCGAGACGGTCGCCCAGGCCGTCCGGGAACTGATCGAGGCCGACACGGTCGGCAAAGACGGCACAGACGGTAAACACGGCACAGACGACAGCGGCGGGAGCTGA
- a CDS encoding TetR/AcrR family transcriptional regulator: MTAIEQTEAARPRGTRLPRRARRNQLLGAAQEVFVAQGYHSAAMDDIAERAGVSKPVLYQHFPGKLELYLALLDQHCESLLQAVRTALASTTDNKLRVAATMDAYFAYVEDEGGAFRLVFESDLTNEPAVRERVDRVSLQCAEAISDVIAEDTGLSKDESMLLAVGLGGVSQVVARYWLSSESAIPRDKAVALLTSLAWRGIAGFPLHPTEGQLSAEGH; this comes from the coding sequence GTGACAGCCATCGAGCAGACAGAGGCAGCACGCCCTCGGGGCACGCGCCTGCCGCGCCGAGCCCGACGGAACCAGCTCCTGGGGGCGGCCCAGGAGGTGTTCGTCGCACAGGGCTACCACTCCGCCGCGATGGACGACATCGCCGAACGGGCGGGCGTCAGCAAGCCCGTGCTCTACCAGCACTTCCCGGGCAAGCTGGAGCTCTACCTGGCTCTGCTCGACCAGCACTGCGAGTCGCTGCTCCAGGCTGTACGCACAGCCCTGGCGTCCACGACGGACAACAAGCTCCGGGTCGCCGCCACGATGGACGCGTACTTCGCGTACGTGGAGGACGAGGGCGGCGCGTTCCGGCTGGTCTTCGAGTCCGACCTGACCAACGAGCCGGCCGTGCGCGAGCGCGTGGACCGGGTCAGCCTGCAGTGCGCCGAGGCGATCTCGGACGTGATCGCGGAGGACACCGGCCTGTCCAAGGACGAGTCGATGCTGCTCGCCGTGGGCCTCGGCGGCGTCTCCCAGGTCGTGGCGCGCTACTGGCTCTCCAGCGAGTCCGCCATCCCCCGCGACAAGGCGGTCGCGCTGCTGACCTCGCTGGCCTGGCGGGGTATCGCGGGCTTCCCCCTGCACCCGACGGAGGGTCAGCTGAGCGCCGAGGGCCACTGA
- a CDS encoding DUF3107 domain-containing protein has translation MEVKIGVQHAPREIVLESGQSAEEVERAVADALAGKAQLLSLTDEKGRKVLVPAEKIAYVEIGEPAVRRVGFGAL, from the coding sequence GTGGAGGTCAAGATCGGCGTGCAGCACGCACCCCGGGAGATCGTTCTGGAGAGCGGGCAGTCCGCCGAGGAGGTCGAGCGCGCCGTGGCCGACGCGCTGGCCGGCAAGGCGCAGCTGCTCAGCCTCACGGACGAGAAGGGCCGTAAGGTCCTGGTCCCGGCCGAGAAGATCGCGTACGTGGAGATCGGCGAGCCGGCGGTCCGCCGGGTGGGCTTCGGCGCTCTCTGA
- a CDS encoding ferritin-like fold-containing protein — protein sequence METSDNATPAEEPTGIAAQDWATASAEPQYRAAVVDLLGALAYGELAAFERLAEDAKLAPTLADKAELAKMASAEFHHFEQLRDRLAAVDAEPTAAMEPFAKALDDFHRQTAPSDWLEGLVKAYVGDSIASDFYREVAARLDSDTRRLVLSVLDDTGHGNFAVEKVRAAIEADPRVGGRLALWARRLMGEALSQAQRVVAERDALSTMLVGGVADGFDLAEVGRMFSRITEAHTKRMAALGLAA from the coding sequence ATGGAGACGTCTGACAACGCCACACCAGCCGAAGAGCCCACCGGGATCGCCGCCCAGGACTGGGCCACGGCATCCGCCGAGCCGCAGTACCGCGCCGCGGTCGTCGACCTGCTCGGCGCGCTGGCCTACGGCGAGCTGGCGGCCTTCGAGCGGCTCGCCGAGGACGCCAAGCTCGCGCCGACCCTCGCGGACAAGGCGGAGCTGGCGAAGATGGCCTCCGCCGAGTTCCACCACTTCGAGCAGCTCCGCGACCGGCTGGCCGCCGTGGACGCCGAGCCGACCGCCGCGATGGAGCCCTTCGCCAAGGCGCTGGACGACTTCCACCGCCAGACCGCTCCGTCCGACTGGCTGGAGGGCCTGGTCAAGGCCTATGTCGGCGACTCGATCGCCAGTGACTTCTACCGGGAGGTCGCGGCCCGCCTGGACTCCGACACGCGCCGGCTCGTGCTGTCGGTGCTCGACGACACGGGCCACGGCAACTTCGCCGTGGAGAAGGTCCGCGCCGCGATCGAGGCCGACCCGCGGGTCGGCGGGCGGCTCGCGCTGTGGGCGCGCCGGCTGATGGGCGAGGCGCTCTCCCAGGCCCAGCGCGTGGTCGCCGAGCGCGACGCGCTCTCCACGATGCTCGTCGGTGGTGTGGCGGACGGCTTCGACCTCGCGGAGGTCGGCCGGATGTTCTCCCGGATCACCGAGGCCCACACCAAGCGCATGGCGGCGCTCGGCCTGGCGGCCTAG
- a CDS encoding DEAD/DEAH box helicase encodes MTLPVALSGSDVIGQAKTGTGKTLGFGLPLLERVTVPADVEAGRAKPEQLTDAPQALVVVPTRELCTQVTNDLLTAGKVRNVRVLAIYGGRAYEPQVEALKKGVDVIVGTPGRLLDLAGQRKLDLSHVKALVLDEADEMLDLGFLPDVEKIINMLPAKRQTMLFSATMPGAVIGLARRYMSQPTHIRATAPDDEGVTVANITQRVYRAHSMDKPELISRVLQANGRGLAMIFCRTKRTAADIAEQLERRGFASGAVHGDLGQGAREQALRAFRNGKVDVLVCTDVAARGIDVEGVTHVINYQSPEDEKTFLHRVGRTGRAGAKGTAVTLVDWDDIPRWQLINKALGLDFHDPVETYSSSPHLYEELDIPAGTKGVLPRTERTRAGLGAEELEDLGEPGGRGGRGRKQAAAPVAEERPARTRAPRQRRRTRGGTALEESAAAVTTTTAAPVAEDAPAEPRTPRRRRRTRTGAASSAPVVEAPKASAAPVTRVAQVAQVASVVAQATPVDEAPKAPRRRRARVVKPEESVSFQTVETAAAALAVAEPVVEPVVAPVAETVAEEPKKAPRRRTAKKAVAAEAPAVEAAEAVAVVEEPKKAPRRRTAKKAVAAEAPAVEAPAVEAAEAVAVVEAVEEAPKAPRRRTTKKAVAAEAPDASEPKAAPRRRTVKKATAAPAEATETAETTGTAAEAPKSPRRRTTKKAAAAKTES; translated from the coding sequence ATGACCCTCCCGGTCGCGCTCTCCGGCTCCGACGTCATCGGCCAAGCCAAGACCGGCACCGGCAAGACGCTCGGCTTCGGTCTGCCGCTCCTGGAGCGCGTCACCGTCCCCGCGGACGTCGAGGCCGGCCGGGCCAAGCCCGAGCAGCTGACCGACGCCCCGCAGGCGCTGGTCGTCGTTCCGACCCGTGAGCTGTGCACCCAGGTCACCAACGACCTGCTGACCGCCGGCAAGGTCCGTAACGTCCGCGTGCTCGCCATCTACGGCGGCCGGGCGTACGAGCCCCAGGTCGAGGCGCTCAAGAAGGGCGTCGACGTGATCGTCGGCACCCCGGGCCGCCTGCTCGACCTGGCCGGCCAGCGCAAGCTCGACCTGTCGCACGTCAAGGCCCTCGTCCTGGACGAGGCCGACGAGATGCTCGACCTGGGCTTCCTGCCCGACGTCGAGAAGATCATCAACATGCTTCCGGCGAAGCGTCAGACCATGCTGTTCTCGGCGACCATGCCGGGCGCCGTCATCGGTCTGGCCCGTCGCTACATGTCGCAGCCCACGCACATCCGCGCCACCGCGCCGGACGACGAGGGCGTGACCGTCGCCAACATCACGCAGCGCGTCTACCGCGCGCACTCCATGGACAAGCCGGAGCTGATCTCCCGTGTCCTGCAGGCCAACGGCCGCGGGCTCGCGATGATCTTCTGCCGTACGAAGCGCACGGCGGCCGACATCGCCGAGCAGCTGGAGCGGCGCGGCTTCGCGTCCGGCGCGGTCCACGGCGACCTCGGTCAGGGCGCCCGCGAGCAGGCCCTGCGCGCGTTCCGCAACGGCAAGGTCGACGTGCTCGTCTGCACCGACGTCGCCGCGCGCGGCATCGACGTCGAGGGCGTCACGCACGTCATCAACTACCAGTCGCCGGAGGACGAGAAGACGTTCCTCCACCGCGTGGGCCGCACCGGCCGCGCGGGCGCGAAGGGTACGGCGGTGACGCTGGTCGACTGGGACGACATCCCGCGCTGGCAGCTGATCAACAAGGCGCTGGGTCTGGACTTCCACGACCCGGTCGAGACCTACTCCAGCTCCCCGCACCTCTACGAGGAGCTGGACATCCCCGCGGGCACCAAGGGCGTCCTGCCCCGCACCGAGCGGACCCGTGCGGGTCTGGGCGCGGAGGAGCTGGAGGACCTGGGCGAGCCCGGTGGCCGTGGTGGCCGTGGCCGCAAGCAGGCCGCCGCCCCGGTGGCCGAGGAGCGCCCGGCCCGTACGCGCGCCCCGCGTCAGCGCCGCCGTACGCGTGGAGGCACCGCGCTGGAGGAGTCGGCGGCTGCCGTCACCACCACCACCGCCGCCCCGGTCGCGGAGGACGCCCCCGCGGAGCCGCGCACCCCGCGCCGCCGTCGCCGTACCCGTACGGGCGCCGCGTCGAGCGCGCCGGTCGTCGAGGCCCCGAAGGCCTCCGCCGCTCCGGTGACTCGCGTGGCTCAGGTGGCTCAGGTGGCCTCCGTGGTCGCGCAGGCCACGCCGGTGGACGAGGCCCCCAAGGCCCCGCGCCGTCGCCGTGCGCGTGTCGTGAAGCCCGAGGAGAGCGTGTCCTTCCAGACCGTGGAGACGGCCGCCGCCGCCCTCGCGGTGGCCGAGCCGGTCGTCGAGCCGGTCGTCGCACCGGTGGCCGAGACGGTCGCCGAGGAGCCCAAGAAGGCCCCGCGCCGCCGTACCGCCAAGAAGGCCGTCGCCGCCGAGGCCCCGGCCGTCGAGGCTGCCGAGGCCGTCGCGGTCGTCGAGGAGCCCAAGAAGGCTCCCCGCCGCCGTACCGCCAAGAAGGCCGTCGCCGCCGAGGCCCCTGCGGTCGAGGCCCCTGCGGTCGAGGCTGCCGAGGCCGTCGCGGTCGTCGAGGCTGTCGAGGAGGCCCCCAAGGCCCCCCGTCGCCGTACGACCAAGAAGGCCGTCGCCGCCGAGGCCCCCGACGCCTCGGAGCCGAAGGCGGCCCCGCGCCGCCGTACGGTGAAGAAGGCGACCGCCGCTCCGGCGGAGGCCACCGAGACCGCCGAGACCACCGGGACCGCCGCCGAGGCTCCCAAGTCCCCGCGCCGTCGCACGACCAAGAAGGCCGCGGCCGCCAAGACCGAGAGCTGA
- a CDS encoding alpha/beta fold hydrolase, protein MSKPRSLALPPRTRAYRLVTARGDFAVLDTAPQGEPRGTVLLLPGYTGSKEDFLALLGPLSDAGYRAVAVDGRGQHESPGPRHRSAYTRRALALDAISQAAALGDGSVHLLGHSFGGVVARGAALLAPESFRSLTLLSSGPGPVARPQRIRVRVLRGALAVLPKERVWRATRWLDSRGEEPGVTDPPEIVMFLRRRWMRTRVVQLAVAGRLLRRDRDGHAQLAQLTVPLHIAYGDEEMVWPVVGLAEVALRTGAHHTVVVGAGHSPNVSHPQELADRLVAFWERCP, encoded by the coding sequence ATGAGCAAGCCCCGGTCCCTGGCACTGCCACCGCGCACCCGTGCCTACCGGCTCGTGACCGCGCGCGGCGACTTCGCCGTCCTGGACACCGCGCCCCAGGGCGAGCCCCGTGGCACGGTGCTGCTGCTGCCCGGCTACACCGGCAGCAAGGAGGACTTCCTCGCGCTGCTCGGCCCGCTGAGCGACGCCGGGTACCGGGCGGTCGCGGTCGACGGCCGGGGACAGCACGAGAGCCCGGGGCCGCGGCACCGGTCCGCGTACACCCGGCGCGCGCTGGCGCTCGACGCCATCTCCCAGGCGGCCGCGCTCGGGGACGGTTCCGTGCATCTGCTGGGGCACTCGTTCGGCGGGGTGGTGGCGCGGGGGGCGGCGCTGCTTGCGCCGGAGTCGTTCCGCTCGCTGACCCTGCTCTCCTCAGGCCCCGGCCCGGTCGCCCGCCCGCAGCGCATCCGGGTCCGGGTGCTGCGCGGCGCGCTCGCGGTGCTGCCCAAGGAGCGGGTGTGGCGGGCGACGCGGTGGCTGGACAGCCGCGGCGAGGAGCCCGGGGTGACGGACCCGCCGGAGATCGTGATGTTCCTGCGGCGCCGCTGGATGCGTACCCGGGTCGTCCAACTCGCGGTGGCGGGGCGGCTGTTGAGGCGCGACCGGGACGGGCACGCCCAGCTGGCCCAGCTCACCGTGCCGCTGCACATCGCGTACGGGGACGAGGAGATGGTCTGGCCCGTGGTCGGCCTCGCGGAGGTGGCGCTGCGGACGGGGGCCCATCACACGGTGGTCGTGGGCGCGGGCCACTCCCCCAACGTGTCCCATCCCCAGGAACTGGCGGACCGGCTCGTCGCGTTCTGGGAGCGGTGCCCGTAG
- a CDS encoding alpha/beta fold hydrolase, with product MNRDRTAYVTGSVVSKDGTVLGYRRLGDGPPVVLVHGSMMSSYNFMKLGTALARDFTVYLPDRRGRGLSGPYGPAFTLQRAAEDVQALMDAAHARRVFALSAGANAVLQWALTAPEECKIALYEPPLPVGGSRLAAWLPRYDSEMHHNRPGAAMVTVAKGTKDSRLLQVLPRPVAVPLMDFAMRAQARQAHTDEVPLIDLIATMHHDAQLVLGAEGLIAASTAVRADVLLLGGGRSPRYLKDALDALHAAIPRSRTTRLRGVGHLAADNGGQPGRVARALRGYFSDPPP from the coding sequence ATGAATCGCGACAGGACCGCCTACGTCACTGGTTCGGTGGTCTCGAAGGATGGCACGGTCCTCGGCTACCGGCGGCTGGGTGATGGTCCGCCGGTCGTGCTTGTGCACGGATCGATGATGTCCTCGTACAACTTCATGAAGTTGGGTACGGCCCTTGCTCGGGACTTCACCGTCTACCTTCCCGACCGCAGAGGCCGGGGCCTGAGCGGGCCCTACGGACCGGCCTTCACACTGCAGCGGGCCGCCGAGGACGTGCAGGCCCTCATGGACGCCGCCCACGCCCGCCGCGTCTTCGCCCTCAGTGCCGGCGCCAACGCTGTCCTGCAGTGGGCACTCACCGCACCGGAGGAGTGCAAGATCGCCCTCTACGAGCCGCCCTTGCCCGTGGGCGGCTCACGGCTCGCCGCCTGGCTGCCCCGCTACGACAGCGAGATGCACCACAATCGCCCGGGTGCCGCCATGGTTACCGTCGCCAAGGGCACCAAAGACTCGCGCCTCCTGCAGGTCCTGCCCAGGCCTGTGGCCGTGCCCCTGATGGACTTCGCGATGCGCGCCCAGGCCAGGCAGGCCCACACCGACGAGGTACCGCTCATCGACCTCATCGCGACCATGCACCACGACGCCCAGCTCGTCCTCGGCGCGGAAGGGCTCATCGCGGCGTCCACGGCCGTGCGCGCCGACGTGCTCCTGCTCGGCGGCGGCCGCAGCCCCCGCTACCTCAAGGACGCCCTCGACGCACTGCACGCCGCCATCCCCCGCAGCCGCACAACCCGGCTGCGCGGCGTCGGCCACCTCGCCGCCGACAACGGCGGACAGCCCGGCCGCGTCGCCCGCGCCCTGCGTGGCTACTTCTCCGACCCACCCCCGTGA